The segment AGCAATGTACCAGGGAAAAGATCATAAGGAAACTGATATGAATACAAGCTTGGTCCCTCCAACAGATATCGTTTCTAAAGCATATGATGAAAGGGCCTTCTGGGAAAGAGCAGCTGTTCTGATTTCTCGTGAGGAAGGTCTTAGGGAAATTTATAAGATCGAGGAAAAAACAAGCTCTATATATCATGTGGAGGATGATTTGAATCCACAAAGAAATGTCATGGACCAGGCTGCAATGTACCGGGGAAAAGATCATAAGGAACTTGATATGAATACAAGCTTGATCCTTCCAACAGATACCGTTTCTAAAGCATATGATGAAAGGGCCTTCTGGGAAAGAGCAGCTGTTTTGATTTCTTGTGATGGTGGTCTTAGGGAAAATTATAAGATCAAGGAAAAAACAAGCTCTCTATGTCCTGTGGAGGATGATTTGAATCCAGAAAGAAATGTAACGGACCAGGCTGCAATGTACCAGGGAAAAGATCAtaaggaacctgatatgaatacaAGTTTGATCTCTCCAACAGATATCATTTCTAAAGCATATGATGAAAGGACCTTTCGGGAACGAGCAGCTGTTCTGATTTCTCGTGAGGAAGGTCTTAAGGAAAAAACAAGCTATATATGTCCTGTGGAGGATGATTTGAATCCAGAAAGCAGTACCATGGAACAGGCTGCAATGCTACCTTCTTTCAGAAAAGATTGTGAGGAGTCTCAAACAAAGACAAACTTGAATTCTCTAATCAATGTTACATCGCAAGTACATTGTGAAGATAGCTATTGGGAACGGGCAGCTAGTTTGTTTTCTTGTGAACAAAGTCTTGGAATATCTGAAATAAGCAGAAATGGATATTATTTTGACAATGATATACAGGAGGTAAATCCTGAAATAGAAGATATTAATAGAAGATTTAAAGTTTTAGAAGAATATAAACAATCAGATATGATGGGAAGAGATTCCGGGAAGCAAGTTGGGGAGGCCAATTCTGATGTTTCTGTCTCATTGAACAACTCTCTTCATCTAGAGGAGATTATAGCTGATGATCTGAATCCGGAAAGTTGCAAGTCTAATCAAGTCCTTTACCGGGCTAGACAAGGGGAAGGGACCTTTCAGGAACGAGCAAGTCTGCTGCTTTCTCGGGAGAAAATTCAGAGAGAAAGTGTAACTTCTGAGACCAGTGGCAAAGCAAGCTCTGAATGttctataaaaaataatttataccCAAAATTAAATGTCACAGACCAAACAACAATACTTTCTCATCAAAACGTTTCTGAGAGTCCTGTGACAAACAAAAACATGAATTGTCTAAGGAATGTTATACCTCAAGAACACAATGAAGTATGGAAACAGGCAGCCATTATGTTTTCTTCACAGGAATGTCATGGAGAATCTGATAGAAGCAGGAATTTGATTATGTGCAATCAAGATACAATGGAAAGGGAAAAAATTCTTTGCAGATTCAAAGTTCTACAAGAGTGCAGTCATTATTCAAATATAACAGTAAGAGATTCTTGCAAGCAATTTGGCGAGGCCAATTTTCAAGAGTCTGGTTCATGTAACTGTTCTCATGTAGAGGAGAATGTTAGCAATGATTTGAATACAGAAAGTTATAAGTCTAATCAAGATAATAGCCAAGCCATACAGGGTGGAGGACTTGCCAGCCAGAATGTATATCCAAACACAGATGAAGTTCAAGAACGCATTGCTGTTCTTTATCACAGGGAAGCTTCAGGGGGTGAAATGGAAAACTCTCAAACTGTAGTGATGTCCAACTATTTTGAGAAACAGGCATCATGTATGCTTGCATCAGAAGACATTCATGATATTGTAAGCTCTGCTTATGGTACTGAATATTTTTCCAATTCACATTTAGGACTAAAAACTTATATGACATTTGGCAGGGAGGAGTTTCCATGCATTGTTCCTGCAACAGAATCTTCCTCCCAAGAAAGTACACTAATCAGAAATCCAAGTATCCTGTCTCGATCAGAATCATTCAGTTTGATTTCAGTACCTGATGTTTCAATTGACAGCCAATCAATAAATTTTGTTCAACCAATATCCAATCCATACGGTGATCTTAACGATACTTTTACTGCTGAATATTCTGGTATAGCAAGTGAAATTGGCAATGACTTTATAATGGATGGCCATAATCAAATGTCGTCTGCTGGCTCCTCTTCAATGCCAAAACTAGACTTAGACAAAAAGGATATCATTGGAATGCAGAACCAAAATTGCAGCAATCTTTCTAGAGATAGTGCAGATGCTAAATGTCTCAGTCAGGAGCTTGGTTGCATTTCAGAATGCCAACATGACTTTGGTCAGGATACATTTTGCTGTGAGATGGAAAGTTCAAGCACAGATTCAGAGTCTAGTTGGCAATATGTAGAAGAGGAGGAAGTTACTTCATTTCAGTGTTGACTATTCAATTTGCCTGTGTTGGAACTTGGTCCCACACAAGAGGTCCATAGAGTCAAATCAAATGGTTTTTCTTTTCAGTGTGACGAAGAAAAACGTATATTTATACTGTAGATACAATGGAGGAAAACAATGGTGTACACACCTTAGCATTCAGTATTTTTTAGTTTCTGTGTCCAATATTGAAAGTAGGTGAGACAATCATTTGGAGAAATTTATAACATCAAAATCTCAAACAAATGTTATACCCTTTCATTCACTTTTAAGGTCTTTTTCTGTGACAAACTAATAGTCCCACATTACCTGCTTCTATAGCTGCTACTAAATTCTTTCTTCTAGTAGAAATATAATCTATGAATGTTTTGTAAACTAAGATTAAGGGGGCTTGCTTTTTTATTTGAGGAgaccttttatagcttttctggcTATTAGCGTGCCTTTCGTAAGCCGTTTTTTTGGACTTCCATTGGTTTATTTTTAGTCCGAGTAATTTATAGATTCGGTGATGGTTAAAATTTCAACAAGCTAATTACCAAATCATATGTGATGTTTGGAAGTAATTGCCTTAGAGACACGAGTTCTATGTATGCGAAAGTGATCAAAACTTGTAGCATGGAGAAGTTATAAAATAATCAACCCAGAATttataatttgaactttgttgggttTCTAAAGATTTGGCATAAATTTATTATTAACAGTAAGTCTTAGATTCAGTTTTTTCATTTATGTACATGTAGAAATTCAAGTTTAAGAATGATATTTATGCACTTCACAATGTTCTCTTTTCTAATGCTTTCATTTCTTTAGAATTTGTTTTACATTAAAAGTTTATTGGAGTAATGGTTTTATAAGTTAAATTATCAGTCTTGAACGATCCATGTACAAGGATGACTCAGATTTTTTTTCATAGACACCATTGCAATTAAATACCCTTATCCATCTCCAATCTATTattgagaagaagatgatgattatTAAGGGATAGGCTGTCTGCACAAAGATTGAGGATGCTCTATGCTATATGACAGCAATGCCACTCAAGTAGAATGCTTACAGCAGGCCAACTCCTTTTCACATGTTAGCTAGCATCTAGTATCCTTCACACATTCTTTCTATATGATAGAGTGTTTCTATCATAATTGTGTATGTGATTTTCTGtattaatattttagatcataatTCCTAATCGATTAGGAACAGAAAGAAAAGGATAAGAAGAATACTTTAATATTAAAAGCATACATGTTTAATGGTTTTTTAACTCACCATACAGTATTTTAATTGCATCAATGTCTTTTTATTATCTCATTAGAAGTAATCTATCCTAAGATAGAGGACTTTATCCACATGCAAAGCAAAGATCATTAAATCTCTGAATTAATAAGTATACTTTAATTTCAATTCTTACAATTGATTTTCTATTTTTGTATATTAATTTGCAATACAAGAATGATGTAAATAGactaccaaaaaaattgaattatagttaaacttctaatttttataattttaaatttgtaGGAAACATGTAATTAACATGTATGTTTTTAgtagaaaaaattataaatatctTGTTATGCTGAAGGCGTATTATATTCACATATGAATGCAAAAACATTGTCAATAACAGTTAATTTGACACTTAAATGTATGAAAAGCAAGTTAAACTTAGAGTGAGTGGgagttaatataataataatataatgatatgataataatatgataatataataataatgtagtCTAAACAGATTTTTTGTTGCTTTGGTTAAgaatttaatagaaatataataatataataataataatttggtactaAAAACTTCGAGACTTTTATAAAGAGTttaatggaaatatatatataaataaagaaaTATATTCAAACATCATAATATaatcatattttaataataatttagtaTTAATTACAATAaacaatataataattttataaatagattaatgaacaaatatgatatctactttacctatattcctttgaagataaatatattaataaaatatttcttatatatttataaatttcaTTCCTTTAATAAAAAGTGATATCTCTTATATATGTATAAATTTCATTCCTTCAATCCATTTACTATTGGAAATAACTTTGTGAGCTTTATATTCATTAAAAGAATTGGAAATAACTTTGTGAGCTTTATATTCATTAAAAGTGATTTTGCATGCTTTTAATATTCTGTTATCTTCCAACTTATCTATTCTATGGAGCATCTATTAGTTGCAATTATTGAAGATTATTTCCCCAATTATCTATCTTCTTGTAATTGcatattttattttggagcttacTTTCAATAAAGTAATCAACCTCCTCTTGTGATCAAATCTAATATTCATTTTTTGATCACATGTAAAAGTTTGTTGTAATGTCTAACCTTATTGTATTTCTTGTGATATCTATGACCTTGATCTTGATTTTGATACACGTGTTACATGATTAGTTAGGCTTGAAAAGTGTTTGTTGTTGATTTAATTGTTGTGATTATTAAAGAAAGATGAATTACTACAAGGTTGATATTAGCCTTATTTTTAGGAATGTTTTAAAAAAATCTATCGTTCACAAATATGAACTTGCAATtctaaaatttgactcaatttagGATTCAAGAAAAACTTGGtaaaattttttaatattaaaaaattcaaaaaaattgtaaaCTAATCTGACTCCTCTCAAGAGGATGATGACTCCTCTtgggatgaggttgtgcctcttattGCTGCTGAAGCTTCTACTATTCCCCTCGCTACTACTGATGTGGCCTCCTCTGTCACTGAGGCGCCTACTCTTGCTACTCCTATTCTACAACATTGCTCCACTATTGGTGAATCTACATCAGATGTTGTTCTGTAGTAGTTTGCTGCTTTTGCAGACTGGACCCTTTCGAGGACCCCCCTGCTTGATTCTTCTTTTGATGTCCCTAATAGTAGTATTGTCTGGATGGTTATTTGTCGTAGGgggaaggggaagtcctccccccTCCCCCGCAAACTCCTCTATTTCAGGGTGTGTcaccccactcttgagttgggtttcGAGTTGTTGCTGGTTTGGCAGACTTATATAGTAAACTTTTGGTTTGCTGTTCTTGGTCCGTTCAACCTTGTCTTGTTTTGGGTTAACACCTTTGTTTTGTTGCTTTTCTTTTGCCACCTATGAGTTGTTGTACAAAGGGCCAACAtccttgttttgttgctttctttaataaaaaacatgaataagattgAATTTACAAAGTCCAtgagtaatttttttttcatttatagaTTTAAAATGAGTTAAATTCAAATcataatatcatatgatcccataGATATTTGTGTCCTTATTTTTCTTACATGATTTGTATTGGTTTATATGTTAATTGttttatgatcatattatataCTAACATGGTtattacaaattaatttttttattatggtCCATTTAATTTCAATACTTTGATTATTATGATGAGATCTTAGTTTAATTTCAATGTTTCTATCTTACTAACTTGTTGATCAAATATGATAAAATCAGGCATCTTTAATATTATCCTAATTTTATTACAATCAGGTGCATTATTGAGACAtgacttatatgatatgattattcAAGATGTATGTGACCTATGTGAATGTATGCATGTATTGGTTATTTATTAAGTTGTGCTTTAAATATGTAATGTTGGATCTGCTTGATTTGTATGTGAGCATGTAGGAAACATTTTTAGCCAACAACATTATTTTTAGAGATGTTCACATCGATTTGTTTGATTGTGTGTATTATGTAATGCTCTGCCATGTAACCCACAAGACATTAGCTAAGAAACATGGAATACCTTTTTTCAAACATTAAGATAAGATTttatcacaacatcatcataataGTGCACTCAAAGATGACTTTAAACATCACCTTAGAGCAATAATGTGCAAAGGACATCACATGCCATCATGTCACTATACAATATTGCACATGTAGAAGACTTTCAATTTCAAACCACCCTTAAAACATAAGGCATACTCTCGTTTTAGGAAAGTGACAGTTCAGTAGGTATTAGGAAGAAGAAAAGGTGAAAACGATTGGCATGGGCTAACTGTTAGGTGTAAAAAATTATTTAACCACATCAATGGACTATAAATACCCCCATCTACTTGAGGTGCATAATATTTACTCTAGTTTTTGTATGGGGAACATGGCCACCCAAAAAAGGCATAGGGCCACCTCTGTGTCAAAAGGGCCACCTCAATATGTTGTAGGGCTGCCCCTTTGGTTACAAGGCCCCCAAAACATACTTAGGCAAAATTTTGGCTATTCCTAGGTAGTTTGGGCACACAGGGCCACCCAAATATAGTAGCAGGTCGCCCAAACACACAAGAACAAAAAGATAGGTTCATTTTAAGCCCCAAATGAAATATTCCTACAATTTTTTATCATGTTTGCATAAGCATGAAATCTATTACTACTCTTGTGCTTGGCTTCAACACTGAGTCAAGTAACCATGATTATATCCACTATCATTTTGTTCAGTTACATGTCATCTCAAAGAGAGGTCCAATATGAAAATATTAAATTTTGCATTTGAATTTAACTAACTATAATACATAAAGTAAAGAGAAGATGAATCCATTTTCGCATTTGATCTCAAACCCCCAATCCCCAAAGTGCCCACTgcaccacttgaccatgtggaactcGTAGacccaccccaccgtgctaggagataatcACACAACACACAAGGAGAGAAAGGCTTGCACTCACACCAATCACAAAAAATAcacaaatagaaataaaataaagtaaacacCAATGTGGAAATGAATACTACAACTCTCAAGTGCGACTCAAGCTACATAGGGGTTAGATATTAGAGGTCAATAGAGGGAATTCCATCACATAGCATGAAGGTATGGCTCAAATAAAACCGAGTAGTCATCTCCAAGAGACAAGGAGACTCGACCATACCAGATTGATGTCCGATGGATGACTAGGTCTTCTTGAGTCATTCCAAGCATATATAAACACTCTAGGTGTGGGAGGGGCATATTTTATCTTTAGTTAATTCATTACCCAAGTCTTATTTAGTTTTCACTTTTTAATCACAACTTCCCAATAAGGTATCTTGGCATCCACTTTGTGCCATGGCCCTCATTGGAAGCCACTCCCATAACTGAATCTAATACCTACACCCTAGACTCATCACTTACTCCAACAAACGTAGAATTAAAATCAAACAATACATTTTTTTCACAAAATTTCACATCACAAATGTAATTTTATCAATTCTCAATAACTACATATGACACAATCGAAATGGACCCAGATTCATATTTTACAATATATACATTTACTTCCACATTACAATTCGTCATAATTTGCCAAAATTTCAACTTATTCCCattttcacattttcatcaaaaccAACAAAAATCCCCAAACTCCATGGAAATAGttcaaaattcataaaaaaatagatACCCTTTTGGTTCAAAAGTGCCATATATGATGAAGCTTTCTCCCGTCAAAACCCATAGACACTTGTAAGCCTTTGCTAGCTTCCATTGATCCTAAATCCTTTTTTCAATGCCATTGTTAGGTCaatcatgatactgagaagtgttacaAATTGAAGCATgtgattcaagatcttattgattctaACACTATAGCTATGAAGGGTGTGagtgataaaggaaataaatttctGACACCTTCTAATCAAAATTTGTAAATCTTTaccaatccttt is part of the Cryptomeria japonica chromosome 10, Sugi_1.0, whole genome shotgun sequence genome and harbors:
- the LOC131075709 gene encoding uncharacterized protein LOC131075709 isoform X2; protein product: MDKRSFGESNDLVCSLPKDWLNLWPPSSSGGVGYPFHCLDSQNSLALFDTQDRYDRPLSPPLMRSRDWSNMPFSWSCPSARQDNLKTTLISHLDDIFDNIKKNDHLDEDQSDCFHMIQTPDVTETSDAPSCDGICGLTLCTGNQCDNFTSNVCFGDQATKLPLLFTDSDQGIHLSAGNGCNKHMNGSHQVLTEDIPLNFQELLHQDVDSDDSYPLYDGYIYSNECLQVRVGPILPGIHEFPLQGSLESSMMVSGPENNYWGFTCPSCQSITNNNHQEKLKMNCKVPHNQLQASIQFSELSSEGTTDDWCSPVQDDFSTDTAIFQDQGSLTEDCLVPRSKMSSYTLYENTGSVSIPQVTEGLIDSENICGKGKCACLPCSIHATIGHDDCSQFDSVDWWCQRKIDEKVSIASNSAGHTSCIGFDYSQKMYTQEKNRAEDISAARKLMVAQSSAANSKHCLMNPEPVKSGLDQLDSVTDCHNLVENIWNSSLMLLDSHSSESDRLAEPDVEMLLSVIHSLSNYLTSRAGVSAKCIQAAAQPDKSHFGDDSSISKKVSKLAECYYREIDAADYETQVSKSSDICSALRGINVGEGGPYMSEIFAESDQMRGTYYKKAKLSDLEKERESKRAVSELQALVKKLRDDFEFEIKERDAAIILYKDLWSEAHATLSTTMSEMEHIKTEVEALKKKQFNTDAHVLDVIGGGTCKIRERTGLETCLEENSNKKENVMDHSAIYQGKYHKEPDMITSLISPTDIVSKAYDERAFWERASVLIFREEGLTETYNVEEKTSSICSVEDDLNPERNVMDQAAMYQGKDHKETDMNTSLVPPTDIVSKAYDERAFWERAAVLISREEGLREIYKIEEKTSSIYHVEDDLNPQRNVMDQAAMYRGKDHKELDMNTSLILPTDTVSKAYDERAFWERAAVLISCDGGLRENYKIKEKTSSLCPVEDDLNPERNVTDQAAMYQGKDHKEPDMNTSLISPTDIISKAYDERTFRERAAVLISREEGLKEKTSYICPVEDDLNPESSTMEQAAMLPSFRKDCEESQTKTNLNSLINVTSQVHCEDSYWERAASLFSCEQSLGISEISRNGYYFDNDIQEVNPEIEDINRRFKVLEEYKQSDMMGRDSGKQVGEANSDVSVSLNNSLHLEEIIADDLNPESCKSNQVLYRARQGEGTFQERASLLLSREKIQRESVTSETSGKASSECSIKNNLYPKLNVTDQTTILSHQNVSESPVTNKNMNCLRNVIPQEHNEVWKQAAIMFSSQECHGESDRSRNLIMCNQDTMEREKILCRFKVLQECSHYSNITVRDSCKQFGEANFQESGSCNCSHVEENVSNDLNTESYKSNQDNSQAIQGGGLASQNVYPNTDEVQERIAVLYHREASGGEMENSQTVVMSNYFEKQASCMLASEDIHDIVSSAYGTEYFSNSHLGLKTYMTFGREEFPCIVPATESSSQESTLIRNPSILSRSESFSLISVPDVSIDSQSINFVQPISNPYGDLNDTFTAEYSGIASEIGNDFIMDGHNQMSSAGSSSMPKLDLDKKDIIGMQNQNCSNLSRDSADAKCLSQELGCISECQHDFGQDTFCCEMESSSTDSESSWQYVEEEEVTSFQC
- the LOC131075709 gene encoding uncharacterized protein LOC131075709 isoform X3 translates to MNGSHQVLTEDIPLNFQELLHQDVDSDDSYPLYDGYIYSNECLQVRVGPILPGIHEFPLQGSLESSMMVSGPENNYWGFTCPSCQSITNNNHQEKLKMNCKVPHNQLQASIQFSELSSEGTTDDWCSPVQDDFSTDTAIFQDQGSLTEDCLVPRSKMSSYTLYENTGSVSIPQVTEGLIDSENICGKGKCACLPCSIHATIGHDDCSQFDSVDWWCQRKIDEKVSIASNSAGHTSCIGFDYSQKMYTQEKNRAEDISAARKLMVAQSSAANSKHCLMNPEPVKSGLDQLDSVTDCHNLVENIWNSSLMLLDSHSSESDRLAEPDVEMLLSVIHSLSNYLTSRAGVSAKCIQAAAQPDKSHFGDDSSISKKVSKLAECYYREIDAADYETQVSKSSDICSALRGINVGEGGPYMSEIFAESDQMRGTYYKKAKLSDLEKERESKRAVSELQALVKKLRDDFEFEIKERDAAIILYKDLWSEAHATLSTTMSEMEHIKTEVEALKKKQFNTDAHVLDVIGGGTCKIRERTGLETCLEENSNKKENVMDHSAIYQGKYHKEPDMITSLISPTDIVSKAYDERAFWERASVLIFREEGLTETYNVEEKTSSICSVEDDLNPERNVMDQAAMYQGKDHKETDMNTSLVPPTDIVSKAYDERAFWERAAVLISREEGLREIYKIEEKTSSIYHVEDDLNPQRNVMDQAAMYRGKDHKELDMNTSLILPTDTVSKAYDERAFWERAAVLISCDGGLRENYKIKEKTSSLCPVEDDLNPERNVTDQAAMYQGKDHKEPDMNTSLISPTDIISKAYDERTFRERAAVLISREEGLKEKTSYICPVEDDLNPESSTMEQAAMLPSFRKDCEESQTKTNLNSLINVTSQVHCEDSYWERAASLFSCEQSLGISEISRNGYYFDNDIQEVNPEIEDINRRFKVLEEYKQSDMMGRDSGKQVGEANSDVSVSLNNSLHLEEIIADDLNPESCKSNQVLYRARQGEGTFQERASLLLSREKIQRESVTSETSGKASSECSIKNNLYPKLNVTDQTTILSHQNVSESPVTNKNMNCLRNVIPQEHNEVWKQAAIMFSSQECHGESDRSRNLIMCNQDTMEREKILCRFKVLQECSHYSNITVRDSCKQFGEANFQESGSCNCSHVEENVSNDLNTESYKSNQDNSQAIQGGGLASQNVYPNTDEVQERIAVLYHREASGGEMENSQTVVMSNYFEKQASCMLASEDIHDIVSSAYGTEYFSNSHLGLKTYMTFGREEFPCIVPATESSSQESTLIRNPSILSRSESFSLISVPDVSIDSQSINFVQPISNPYGDLNDTFTAEYSGIASEIGNDFIMDGHNQMSSAGSSSMPKLDLDKKDIIGMQNQNCSNLSRDSADAKCLSQELGCISECQHDFGQDTFCCEMESSSTDSESSWQYVEEEEVTSFQC